The following are encoded in a window of Megalops cyprinoides isolate fMegCyp1 chromosome 16, fMegCyp1.pri, whole genome shotgun sequence genomic DNA:
- the nhsl2 gene encoding NHS-like protein 2 isoform X3, whose amino-acid sequence MFWDRKRGVMGNSQRRPKGRHRAKGATATTNLDSENKRTAHFRSSWQQHVNVFGSWSRPECVQELHQEAQLNLQSLLQDFEEQLYDHKVTGQTFRQPSSQSSEDTSQSRSPVTANNKRPEFVFLPASKQVCEDETTSVGIRAQDPTGCGSGRPLLGWSSSVGPPVAEKPRWYLGRHTPAHLIPIDVTVCLCPSGDGKIQGVDLIEGACSPEASHSQLVTPSSDTPSHHLPLRKAYSNLDQSLPQSPESPSGMMEHATLMCASPSWNGPKGSTFSPSWNNSYANYVLAPSPVAKAPASQHEAAGAACPSSGLSMSSGSHSNSLTSISMEPLARAHGATPAGRRSETEGAASPGEREKRSTRAGVFKFRERSLSTPTDSGSFCSADNVCCAEPPREGGESYALLYPSGSSEGSASTDNVSVTAGDFLPDGRPRTRSRSISLKKPKKKPPPPVRSVSLMKNLGGSSPQAEGHFRDGRPKSLFLPGDHLEDSFQPDFLVASKPLQEEQDLALPGEPTAEDTQAPDRESELSFPGHWQLNEWKTSDPYRSLSSSSTATGTTVIECMKVRGSTESLNSPSTSRATSPSQLSVEAESKISPFKPLGLMSPSSGYSSQSETPTPTLPTSLITGPSSLGCRMRPKIPERKSSLPATSPGEKAARSRLSFELPVTSHLDLSAIKPKPKASRRHSDSSTSGKQGQKLSPSQSVMPMVTQTDLRNIRLRSVSRSEADDSPDGSSDIIEEEQGRDLSPPVSPDPKPKPPVAMKPPLPKRPLNLMLKCPSSYNSSSPLAPESPPPSPVDRPMPVGNIYKVMRKPKPKKLPQSPVSPGVAQEVLKQPLQQQPVPEEQPLTDHAELPTPSSPEMQDKSKTLPSRITISCLAELDKKRPKVPPPVPKKPSVLLLPTNTVHANGTVDRQVIQFDSGSQSPCGAPSSEELPANEEVHNEEAHNELHSVTTDEVGPKDSEQELDVKLDVKFPTAEALTENSLEIIEESSSVSEKNALHITEEAEDDVIAPTSTPHTTEDLFTIIHRSKRKVLGRKEPVDSFGSRQSLVSPVKSSGDVRALTLGSSHRSSSRNENFMALLQKKGGKASTGTRVSAMELLRSTNPLARRVTEFSQPDPDTAGGPKPPQDH is encoded by the exons ATGTTCTGGGACAGGAAACGCGGAGTCATGGGCAATTCCCAGCGCCGACCCAAAGGGAGGCACAGAGCCAAGGGGGCAACAG ccaCCACCAACTTGGACTCGGAGAACAAGCGAACGGCCCACTTCCGATCGTCATGGCAACAGCATGTGAATGTGTTCGGCTCGTGGAGTAGGCCGGAGTGCGTGCAGGAGCTGCATCAGGAGGCGCAGCTCAATCTCCAGAGCCTGCTGCAAG ACTTTGAGGAGCAGCTCTACGACCACAAAGTCACAGGGCAAACTTTCCGACAACCATCTTCCCAGAGCTCGGAGGACACCTCACAGAGCAGGTCTCCTGTCACTGCCAACAACAAGAGGCCAGAGTTTGTCTTCCTG CCGGCCTCCAAGCAGGTGTGTGAGGATGAGACCACGTCAGTAGGGATCCGGGCTCAGGATCCGACGGGCTGTGGGTCagggcgccccctgctgggctgGAGCTCCTCGGTCGGGCCACCTGTCGCTGAGAAACCCCGCTGGTACCTGGGTCGCCACACCCCGGCGCACCTTATCCCCATTGATGTAACAG TCTGCTTGTGTCCCTCAGGTGATGGAAAGATTCAGGGTGTTGACCTGATTGAAGGTGCATGTTCTCCCGAAGCCTCACACTCCCAGCTCGTAACACCATCCTCTGACACTCCAAGTCACCATTTACCGCTGAGGAAGGCCTACAGTAATTTGGACCAAAGTCTGCCCCAGTCTCCAGAGAGTCCCTCTGGAATGATGGAACACGCCACGCTCATGTGCGCCAGTCCGTCCTGGAACGGGCCCAAGGGCTCCACCTTCTCCCCGTCCTGGAACAACTCCTACGCCAACTACGTGCTGGCACCCAGCCCCGTGGCCAAGGCTCCCGCGTCGCAGCACGAGGCCGCCGGTGCGGCGTGCCCCTCCTCAGGCCTCTCCATGAGCTCAGGGTCGCACTCCAACTCGCTCACCTCCATATCCATGGAGCCGTTGGCCCGGGCACACGGCGCCACCCCCGCAGGCAGGAGGAGCGAGACGGAAGGGGCGGCGAGCCCCGGCGAGCGGGAGAAGAGGTCCACCCGCGCCGGCGTCTTCAAGTTCCGCGAGCGCTCCCTGTCCACGCCCACCGACTCGGGCTCCTTCTGCTCAGCTGACAACGTCTGCTGCGCCGAGCCGCCCCGCGAGGGGGGCGAGAGCTACGCCCTGCTGTACCCCAGCGGCAGCTCCGAGGGCAGCGCCAGCACCGACAACGTCTCGGTGACGGCGGGCGACTTCCTGCCTGATGGCCGGCCGCGCACCAGGTCCCGCAGCATCTCCCTGAAGAAGCCGAAGAAGAAGCCGCCCCCTCCGGTGCGCAGTGTGTCCCTCATGAAGAACCTGGGCGGCAGCAGCCCCCAGGCCGAGGGCCACTTCCGGGACGGCCGGCCCAAGAGCCTCTTCCTCCCCGGGGACCACCTGGAGGACTCCTTCCAGCCCGACTTCCTCGTGGCCTCCAAGCcgctgcaggaggagcaggaccTGGCCCTCCCTGGCGAACCAACCGCAGAGGACACTCAGGCACCTGACAGAGAGTCAGAGCTGTCCTTCCCTGGCCACTGGCAGCTGAATGAGTGGAAGACCAGCGACCCCTACAGGTCGCTGTCCAGCTCCAGCACAGCCACGGGCACCACAGTGATCGAGTGCATGAAAGTACGCGGCAGCACCGAGTCCCTCAACTCCCCTTCCACCTCCCGCGCTACCTCGCCCTCCCAGCTCTCCGTGGAAGCGGAGTCCAAAATCTCTCCCTTCAAACCTCTGGGCCTCATGTCTCCGTCCAGTGGCTACTCCAGCCAGTCCGAGACCCCCACGCCGACCCTGCCCACCTCCCTCATCACGGGACCCTCATCTCTGGGCTGCAGGATGCGCCCCAAGATCCCGGAGAGGAAGTCCTCCCTTCCCGCCACTTCCCCCGGGGAGAAGGCCGCCAGGTCGCGCCTGTCGTTCGAGCTGCCTGTGACCTCACACCTGGACCTGTCCGCCATCAAGCCGAAACCCAAGGCAAGCAGGCGACACTCTGACTCGTCCACCTCTGGCAAGCAGGGCCAGAAGCTGAGCCCCAGCCAGTCGGTCATGCCCATGGTGACTCAGACCGACCTTCGGAACATCCGCCTGCGCTCCGTCAGCCGCTCGGAGGCCGACGACAGCCCTGACGGCTCCTCCGACATCATcgaggaggagcagggaaggGACCTCAGCCCGCCAGTGAGCCCCGACCCCAAGCCCAAGCCTCCCGTGGCCATGAAGCCTCCTCTACCCAAACGGCCCCTCAACCTCATGCTCAAGTGCCCCTCCTCGTACAACTCCTCCTCCCCACTGGCTCCAGAGTCCCCGCCTCCCTCTCCCGTGGACCGCCCCATGCCAGTTGGGAACATCTACAAGGTGATGCGGAAGCCCAAACCCAAGAAGCTGCCCCAGTCCCCAGTCAGCCCTGGGGTGGCTCAGGAGGTCCTGAAGCAGCCCCTGCAACAGCAGCCGGTTCCAGAAGAGCAGCCACTAACCGACCATGCGGAGCTGCCCACCCCCAGCAGCCCTGAGATGCAGGACAAAAGCAAGACCCTGCCCAGCAGAATCACAATCTCCTGTTTGGCTGAGCTGGACAAGAAGCGCCCCAAGGTGCCCCCGCCGGTCCCGAAGAAGCCCAGCGTCCTGCTGCTGCCCACCAACACGGTTCACGCCAATGGGACAGTGGATAGGCAGGTCATTCAATTCGACAGTGGCTCGCAGTCTCCCTGCGGGGCTCCCTCTTCTGAGGAGCTTCCAGCCAATGAGGAGGTCCACAATGAGGAAGCCCACAATGAGCTCCACAGTGTCACCACTGATGAAGTGGGTCCAAAGGACTCTGAACAGGAGCTGGATGTCAAGCTGGACGTCAAGTTTCCCACTGCCGAGGCTTTGACAG AAAACTCGCTTGAAATCATTGAGGAGAGTAGCTCAGTGAGTGAGAAAAACGCTTTGCACATCACAGAGGAGGCGGAGGATGATGTGATCGCTCCCACTTCTACACCTCACACCACCGAGGACCTGTTCACCATCATTCACAG GTCAAAGCGGAAGGTCCTGGGCCGCAAGGAGCCGGTGGACTCGTTCGGCAGCCGGCAGAGCCTGGTGTCGCCGGTGAAGAGCAGCGGGGATGTAAGGGCCCTGACCCTCGGCAGCTCGCACCGCTCCAGCTCCCGCAACGAGAACTTCATGGCCCTGCTGCAGAAGAAGGGCGGCAAGGCCAGCACAGGCACGCGCGTCTCCGCCATGGAGCTGCTGCGGAGCACCAACCCGCTGGCCCGCCGCGTCACCGAGTTCTCCCAGCCGGACCCCGACACAGCCGGTGGCCCCAAACCGCCCCAGGACCACTGA
- the nhsl2 gene encoding NHS-like protein 2 isoform X2, with protein sequence MPFCKRTIAPKDVCKGDTKRQGAIFGDLVDVCGFTLCSVLRQLSDLSRQSVSILEELEGELVSICHRSGTLENKVISLQKHLSALATKPPPKTTTNLDSENKRTAHFRSSWQQHVNVFGSWSRPECVQELHQEAQLNLQSLLQDFEEQLYDHKVTGQTFRQPSSQSSEDTSQSRSPVTANNKRPEFVFLPASKQVCEDETTSVGIRAQDPTGCGSGRPLLGWSSSVGPPVAEKPRWYLGRHTPAHLIPIDVTGDGKIQGVDLIEGACSPEASHSQLVTPSSDTPSHHLPLRKAYSNLDQSLPQSPESPSGMMEHATLMCASPSWNGPKGSTFSPSWNNSYANYVLAPSPVAKAPASQHEAAGAACPSSGLSMSSGSHSNSLTSISMEPLARAHGATPAGRRSETEGAASPGEREKRSTRAGVFKFRERSLSTPTDSGSFCSADNVCCAEPPREGGESYALLYPSGSSEGSASTDNVSVTAGDFLPDGRPRTRSRSISLKKPKKKPPPPVRSVSLMKNLGGSSPQAEGHFRDGRPKSLFLPGDHLEDSFQPDFLVASKPLQEEQDLALPGEPTAEDTQAPDRESELSFPGHWQLNEWKTSDPYRSLSSSSTATGTTVIECMKVRGSTESLNSPSTSRATSPSQLSVEAESKISPFKPLGLMSPSSGYSSQSETPTPTLPTSLITGPSSLGCRMRPKIPERKSSLPATSPGEKAARSRLSFELPVTSHLDLSAIKPKPKASRRHSDSSTSGKQGQKLSPSQSVMPMVTQTDLRNIRLRSVSRSEADDSPDGSSDIIEEEQGRDLSPPVSPDPKPKPPVAMKPPLPKRPLNLMLKCPSSYNSSSPLAPESPPPSPVDRPMPVGNIYKVMRKPKPKKLPQSPVSPGVAQEVLKQPLQQQPVPEEQPLTDHAELPTPSSPEMQDKSKTLPSRITISCLAELDKKRPKVPPPVPKKPSVLLLPTNTVHANGTVDRQVIQFDSGSQSPCGAPSSEELPANEEVHNEEAHNELHSVTTDEVGPKDSEQELDVKLDVKFPTAEALTENSLEIIEESSSVSEKNALHITEEAEDDVIAPTSTPHTTEDLFTIIHRSKRKVLGRKEPVDSFGSRQSLVSPVKSSGDVRALTLGSSHRSSSRNENFMALLQKKGGKASTGTRVSAMELLRSTNPLARRVTEFSQPDPDTAGGPKPPQDH encoded by the exons ccaCCACCAACTTGGACTCGGAGAACAAGCGAACGGCCCACTTCCGATCGTCATGGCAACAGCATGTGAATGTGTTCGGCTCGTGGAGTAGGCCGGAGTGCGTGCAGGAGCTGCATCAGGAGGCGCAGCTCAATCTCCAGAGCCTGCTGCAAG ACTTTGAGGAGCAGCTCTACGACCACAAAGTCACAGGGCAAACTTTCCGACAACCATCTTCCCAGAGCTCGGAGGACACCTCACAGAGCAGGTCTCCTGTCACTGCCAACAACAAGAGGCCAGAGTTTGTCTTCCTG CCGGCCTCCAAGCAGGTGTGTGAGGATGAGACCACGTCAGTAGGGATCCGGGCTCAGGATCCGACGGGCTGTGGGTCagggcgccccctgctgggctgGAGCTCCTCGGTCGGGCCACCTGTCGCTGAGAAACCCCGCTGGTACCTGGGTCGCCACACCCCGGCGCACCTTATCCCCATTGATGTAACAG GTGATGGAAAGATTCAGGGTGTTGACCTGATTGAAGGTGCATGTTCTCCCGAAGCCTCACACTCCCAGCTCGTAACACCATCCTCTGACACTCCAAGTCACCATTTACCGCTGAGGAAGGCCTACAGTAATTTGGACCAAAGTCTGCCCCAGTCTCCAGAGAGTCCCTCTGGAATGATGGAACACGCCACGCTCATGTGCGCCAGTCCGTCCTGGAACGGGCCCAAGGGCTCCACCTTCTCCCCGTCCTGGAACAACTCCTACGCCAACTACGTGCTGGCACCCAGCCCCGTGGCCAAGGCTCCCGCGTCGCAGCACGAGGCCGCCGGTGCGGCGTGCCCCTCCTCAGGCCTCTCCATGAGCTCAGGGTCGCACTCCAACTCGCTCACCTCCATATCCATGGAGCCGTTGGCCCGGGCACACGGCGCCACCCCCGCAGGCAGGAGGAGCGAGACGGAAGGGGCGGCGAGCCCCGGCGAGCGGGAGAAGAGGTCCACCCGCGCCGGCGTCTTCAAGTTCCGCGAGCGCTCCCTGTCCACGCCCACCGACTCGGGCTCCTTCTGCTCAGCTGACAACGTCTGCTGCGCCGAGCCGCCCCGCGAGGGGGGCGAGAGCTACGCCCTGCTGTACCCCAGCGGCAGCTCCGAGGGCAGCGCCAGCACCGACAACGTCTCGGTGACGGCGGGCGACTTCCTGCCTGATGGCCGGCCGCGCACCAGGTCCCGCAGCATCTCCCTGAAGAAGCCGAAGAAGAAGCCGCCCCCTCCGGTGCGCAGTGTGTCCCTCATGAAGAACCTGGGCGGCAGCAGCCCCCAGGCCGAGGGCCACTTCCGGGACGGCCGGCCCAAGAGCCTCTTCCTCCCCGGGGACCACCTGGAGGACTCCTTCCAGCCCGACTTCCTCGTGGCCTCCAAGCcgctgcaggaggagcaggaccTGGCCCTCCCTGGCGAACCAACCGCAGAGGACACTCAGGCACCTGACAGAGAGTCAGAGCTGTCCTTCCCTGGCCACTGGCAGCTGAATGAGTGGAAGACCAGCGACCCCTACAGGTCGCTGTCCAGCTCCAGCACAGCCACGGGCACCACAGTGATCGAGTGCATGAAAGTACGCGGCAGCACCGAGTCCCTCAACTCCCCTTCCACCTCCCGCGCTACCTCGCCCTCCCAGCTCTCCGTGGAAGCGGAGTCCAAAATCTCTCCCTTCAAACCTCTGGGCCTCATGTCTCCGTCCAGTGGCTACTCCAGCCAGTCCGAGACCCCCACGCCGACCCTGCCCACCTCCCTCATCACGGGACCCTCATCTCTGGGCTGCAGGATGCGCCCCAAGATCCCGGAGAGGAAGTCCTCCCTTCCCGCCACTTCCCCCGGGGAGAAGGCCGCCAGGTCGCGCCTGTCGTTCGAGCTGCCTGTGACCTCACACCTGGACCTGTCCGCCATCAAGCCGAAACCCAAGGCAAGCAGGCGACACTCTGACTCGTCCACCTCTGGCAAGCAGGGCCAGAAGCTGAGCCCCAGCCAGTCGGTCATGCCCATGGTGACTCAGACCGACCTTCGGAACATCCGCCTGCGCTCCGTCAGCCGCTCGGAGGCCGACGACAGCCCTGACGGCTCCTCCGACATCATcgaggaggagcagggaaggGACCTCAGCCCGCCAGTGAGCCCCGACCCCAAGCCCAAGCCTCCCGTGGCCATGAAGCCTCCTCTACCCAAACGGCCCCTCAACCTCATGCTCAAGTGCCCCTCCTCGTACAACTCCTCCTCCCCACTGGCTCCAGAGTCCCCGCCTCCCTCTCCCGTGGACCGCCCCATGCCAGTTGGGAACATCTACAAGGTGATGCGGAAGCCCAAACCCAAGAAGCTGCCCCAGTCCCCAGTCAGCCCTGGGGTGGCTCAGGAGGTCCTGAAGCAGCCCCTGCAACAGCAGCCGGTTCCAGAAGAGCAGCCACTAACCGACCATGCGGAGCTGCCCACCCCCAGCAGCCCTGAGATGCAGGACAAAAGCAAGACCCTGCCCAGCAGAATCACAATCTCCTGTTTGGCTGAGCTGGACAAGAAGCGCCCCAAGGTGCCCCCGCCGGTCCCGAAGAAGCCCAGCGTCCTGCTGCTGCCCACCAACACGGTTCACGCCAATGGGACAGTGGATAGGCAGGTCATTCAATTCGACAGTGGCTCGCAGTCTCCCTGCGGGGCTCCCTCTTCTGAGGAGCTTCCAGCCAATGAGGAGGTCCACAATGAGGAAGCCCACAATGAGCTCCACAGTGTCACCACTGATGAAGTGGGTCCAAAGGACTCTGAACAGGAGCTGGATGTCAAGCTGGACGTCAAGTTTCCCACTGCCGAGGCTTTGACAG AAAACTCGCTTGAAATCATTGAGGAGAGTAGCTCAGTGAGTGAGAAAAACGCTTTGCACATCACAGAGGAGGCGGAGGATGATGTGATCGCTCCCACTTCTACACCTCACACCACCGAGGACCTGTTCACCATCATTCACAG GTCAAAGCGGAAGGTCCTGGGCCGCAAGGAGCCGGTGGACTCGTTCGGCAGCCGGCAGAGCCTGGTGTCGCCGGTGAAGAGCAGCGGGGATGTAAGGGCCCTGACCCTCGGCAGCTCGCACCGCTCCAGCTCCCGCAACGAGAACTTCATGGCCCTGCTGCAGAAGAAGGGCGGCAAGGCCAGCACAGGCACGCGCGTCTCCGCCATGGAGCTGCTGCGGAGCACCAACCCGCTGGCCCGCCGCGTCACCGAGTTCTCCCAGCCGGACCCCGACACAGCCGGTGGCCCCAAACCGCCCCAGGACCACTGA
- the nhsl2 gene encoding NHS-like protein 2 isoform X1, which translates to MPFCKRTIAPKDVCKGDTKRQGAIFGDLVDVCGFTLCSVLRQLSDLSRQSVSILEELEGELVSICHRSGTLENKVISLQKHLSALATKPPPKTTTNLDSENKRTAHFRSSWQQHVNVFGSWSRPECVQELHQEAQLNLQSLLQDFEEQLYDHKVTGQTFRQPSSQSSEDTSQSRSPVTANNKRPEFVFLPASKQVCEDETTSVGIRAQDPTGCGSGRPLLGWSSSVGPPVAEKPRWYLGRHTPAHLIPIDVTVCLCPSGDGKIQGVDLIEGACSPEASHSQLVTPSSDTPSHHLPLRKAYSNLDQSLPQSPESPSGMMEHATLMCASPSWNGPKGSTFSPSWNNSYANYVLAPSPVAKAPASQHEAAGAACPSSGLSMSSGSHSNSLTSISMEPLARAHGATPAGRRSETEGAASPGEREKRSTRAGVFKFRERSLSTPTDSGSFCSADNVCCAEPPREGGESYALLYPSGSSEGSASTDNVSVTAGDFLPDGRPRTRSRSISLKKPKKKPPPPVRSVSLMKNLGGSSPQAEGHFRDGRPKSLFLPGDHLEDSFQPDFLVASKPLQEEQDLALPGEPTAEDTQAPDRESELSFPGHWQLNEWKTSDPYRSLSSSSTATGTTVIECMKVRGSTESLNSPSTSRATSPSQLSVEAESKISPFKPLGLMSPSSGYSSQSETPTPTLPTSLITGPSSLGCRMRPKIPERKSSLPATSPGEKAARSRLSFELPVTSHLDLSAIKPKPKASRRHSDSSTSGKQGQKLSPSQSVMPMVTQTDLRNIRLRSVSRSEADDSPDGSSDIIEEEQGRDLSPPVSPDPKPKPPVAMKPPLPKRPLNLMLKCPSSYNSSSPLAPESPPPSPVDRPMPVGNIYKVMRKPKPKKLPQSPVSPGVAQEVLKQPLQQQPVPEEQPLTDHAELPTPSSPEMQDKSKTLPSRITISCLAELDKKRPKVPPPVPKKPSVLLLPTNTVHANGTVDRQVIQFDSGSQSPCGAPSSEELPANEEVHNEEAHNELHSVTTDEVGPKDSEQELDVKLDVKFPTAEALTENSLEIIEESSSVSEKNALHITEEAEDDVIAPTSTPHTTEDLFTIIHRSKRKVLGRKEPVDSFGSRQSLVSPVKSSGDVRALTLGSSHRSSSRNENFMALLQKKGGKASTGTRVSAMELLRSTNPLARRVTEFSQPDPDTAGGPKPPQDH; encoded by the exons ccaCCACCAACTTGGACTCGGAGAACAAGCGAACGGCCCACTTCCGATCGTCATGGCAACAGCATGTGAATGTGTTCGGCTCGTGGAGTAGGCCGGAGTGCGTGCAGGAGCTGCATCAGGAGGCGCAGCTCAATCTCCAGAGCCTGCTGCAAG ACTTTGAGGAGCAGCTCTACGACCACAAAGTCACAGGGCAAACTTTCCGACAACCATCTTCCCAGAGCTCGGAGGACACCTCACAGAGCAGGTCTCCTGTCACTGCCAACAACAAGAGGCCAGAGTTTGTCTTCCTG CCGGCCTCCAAGCAGGTGTGTGAGGATGAGACCACGTCAGTAGGGATCCGGGCTCAGGATCCGACGGGCTGTGGGTCagggcgccccctgctgggctgGAGCTCCTCGGTCGGGCCACCTGTCGCTGAGAAACCCCGCTGGTACCTGGGTCGCCACACCCCGGCGCACCTTATCCCCATTGATGTAACAG TCTGCTTGTGTCCCTCAGGTGATGGAAAGATTCAGGGTGTTGACCTGATTGAAGGTGCATGTTCTCCCGAAGCCTCACACTCCCAGCTCGTAACACCATCCTCTGACACTCCAAGTCACCATTTACCGCTGAGGAAGGCCTACAGTAATTTGGACCAAAGTCTGCCCCAGTCTCCAGAGAGTCCCTCTGGAATGATGGAACACGCCACGCTCATGTGCGCCAGTCCGTCCTGGAACGGGCCCAAGGGCTCCACCTTCTCCCCGTCCTGGAACAACTCCTACGCCAACTACGTGCTGGCACCCAGCCCCGTGGCCAAGGCTCCCGCGTCGCAGCACGAGGCCGCCGGTGCGGCGTGCCCCTCCTCAGGCCTCTCCATGAGCTCAGGGTCGCACTCCAACTCGCTCACCTCCATATCCATGGAGCCGTTGGCCCGGGCACACGGCGCCACCCCCGCAGGCAGGAGGAGCGAGACGGAAGGGGCGGCGAGCCCCGGCGAGCGGGAGAAGAGGTCCACCCGCGCCGGCGTCTTCAAGTTCCGCGAGCGCTCCCTGTCCACGCCCACCGACTCGGGCTCCTTCTGCTCAGCTGACAACGTCTGCTGCGCCGAGCCGCCCCGCGAGGGGGGCGAGAGCTACGCCCTGCTGTACCCCAGCGGCAGCTCCGAGGGCAGCGCCAGCACCGACAACGTCTCGGTGACGGCGGGCGACTTCCTGCCTGATGGCCGGCCGCGCACCAGGTCCCGCAGCATCTCCCTGAAGAAGCCGAAGAAGAAGCCGCCCCCTCCGGTGCGCAGTGTGTCCCTCATGAAGAACCTGGGCGGCAGCAGCCCCCAGGCCGAGGGCCACTTCCGGGACGGCCGGCCCAAGAGCCTCTTCCTCCCCGGGGACCACCTGGAGGACTCCTTCCAGCCCGACTTCCTCGTGGCCTCCAAGCcgctgcaggaggagcaggaccTGGCCCTCCCTGGCGAACCAACCGCAGAGGACACTCAGGCACCTGACAGAGAGTCAGAGCTGTCCTTCCCTGGCCACTGGCAGCTGAATGAGTGGAAGACCAGCGACCCCTACAGGTCGCTGTCCAGCTCCAGCACAGCCACGGGCACCACAGTGATCGAGTGCATGAAAGTACGCGGCAGCACCGAGTCCCTCAACTCCCCTTCCACCTCCCGCGCTACCTCGCCCTCCCAGCTCTCCGTGGAAGCGGAGTCCAAAATCTCTCCCTTCAAACCTCTGGGCCTCATGTCTCCGTCCAGTGGCTACTCCAGCCAGTCCGAGACCCCCACGCCGACCCTGCCCACCTCCCTCATCACGGGACCCTCATCTCTGGGCTGCAGGATGCGCCCCAAGATCCCGGAGAGGAAGTCCTCCCTTCCCGCCACTTCCCCCGGGGAGAAGGCCGCCAGGTCGCGCCTGTCGTTCGAGCTGCCTGTGACCTCACACCTGGACCTGTCCGCCATCAAGCCGAAACCCAAGGCAAGCAGGCGACACTCTGACTCGTCCACCTCTGGCAAGCAGGGCCAGAAGCTGAGCCCCAGCCAGTCGGTCATGCCCATGGTGACTCAGACCGACCTTCGGAACATCCGCCTGCGCTCCGTCAGCCGCTCGGAGGCCGACGACAGCCCTGACGGCTCCTCCGACATCATcgaggaggagcagggaaggGACCTCAGCCCGCCAGTGAGCCCCGACCCCAAGCCCAAGCCTCCCGTGGCCATGAAGCCTCCTCTACCCAAACGGCCCCTCAACCTCATGCTCAAGTGCCCCTCCTCGTACAACTCCTCCTCCCCACTGGCTCCAGAGTCCCCGCCTCCCTCTCCCGTGGACCGCCCCATGCCAGTTGGGAACATCTACAAGGTGATGCGGAAGCCCAAACCCAAGAAGCTGCCCCAGTCCCCAGTCAGCCCTGGGGTGGCTCAGGAGGTCCTGAAGCAGCCCCTGCAACAGCAGCCGGTTCCAGAAGAGCAGCCACTAACCGACCATGCGGAGCTGCCCACCCCCAGCAGCCCTGAGATGCAGGACAAAAGCAAGACCCTGCCCAGCAGAATCACAATCTCCTGTTTGGCTGAGCTGGACAAGAAGCGCCCCAAGGTGCCCCCGCCGGTCCCGAAGAAGCCCAGCGTCCTGCTGCTGCCCACCAACACGGTTCACGCCAATGGGACAGTGGATAGGCAGGTCATTCAATTCGACAGTGGCTCGCAGTCTCCCTGCGGGGCTCCCTCTTCTGAGGAGCTTCCAGCCAATGAGGAGGTCCACAATGAGGAAGCCCACAATGAGCTCCACAGTGTCACCACTGATGAAGTGGGTCCAAAGGACTCTGAACAGGAGCTGGATGTCAAGCTGGACGTCAAGTTTCCCACTGCCGAGGCTTTGACAG AAAACTCGCTTGAAATCATTGAGGAGAGTAGCTCAGTGAGTGAGAAAAACGCTTTGCACATCACAGAGGAGGCGGAGGATGATGTGATCGCTCCCACTTCTACACCTCACACCACCGAGGACCTGTTCACCATCATTCACAG GTCAAAGCGGAAGGTCCTGGGCCGCAAGGAGCCGGTGGACTCGTTCGGCAGCCGGCAGAGCCTGGTGTCGCCGGTGAAGAGCAGCGGGGATGTAAGGGCCCTGACCCTCGGCAGCTCGCACCGCTCCAGCTCCCGCAACGAGAACTTCATGGCCCTGCTGCAGAAGAAGGGCGGCAAGGCCAGCACAGGCACGCGCGTCTCCGCCATGGAGCTGCTGCGGAGCACCAACCCGCTGGCCCGCCGCGTCACCGAGTTCTCCCAGCCGGACCCCGACACAGCCGGTGGCCCCAAACCGCCCCAGGACCACTGA